A stretch of DNA from Lysinibacillus sp. B2A1:
TTCCATTCTATAACTTCCGTCAAACACCACTTGTACGTGGTTTAGATCCATGGTGGATTGAAAAACAAGAAGGTAATAAAGAAGTTACATTTGCTGAGCCATTAGGTGATATCCATATGCCAAACAACTCTGCAATTCCTTTCGTAATTTCCATGGGTCTGTTTATTGCGGCATTCGGTGCTCTTTACAATCCAGATGCAGATAAGCCATGGTCTATTTATGTATTGATCATTGGTCTAGCAATTACATTTGGTGCTATGATTTTCCGTTCTATTAAGGACGACCACGGCTTCCACTTACACAAAGAAGAAATTATTGAAATTGAAGAAAAACTTTACGGCAAAGGAGGAAATAAATAATGGATTTCAATACTAAATTTACTCCTCATACTTGGCCAGATCATCCTGAACAAGCTACGATGGAAGGTAAAAATAAAGTCGTTGGTTTCTGGATTTTCCTTGCCTGTGAAGTTGTACTTTTCGCAAGTTTATTCGCTACTTACTTAGCGCTTAAGAACAAAGGGCCAGCAGGCATGGAGTTCACAACGCAAGGTTTATTTGAATTACCTTTAGCATTTGCAATGACGATGTTACTTTTAACATCATCTCTAACATCTGTATATGCAATTTACCATATGCGTAACTTTAACTTTAAAGGTATGCAAACTTGGTTAGCAATTACTTTAGCTCTAGGTCTTGGATTCTTAGCACTTGAAATCTATGAATTCCAACACTATGTGCACCTTGGTTTTACATTTAACCAATCTGCTTTCGCAACTGCATTTTACTCTTTAGTTGGTACACATGGTTTCCACGTATGTTTAGGACTTGTATGGATTGCAACATTAATGATTCGTAATGCTAAACGTGGACTAAACTTATATAATGCACCTAAATTCTTCGTAGCTGCTTTATATTGGCACTTTATTGACGTAGTTTGGGTATTCATCTTTACAGTAGTATACTTGATGGGAGTGATCGGATAATGTCATCACACGATACACCTATAGTTGCTAAGTCACAGGCACAATACGAGTATGATCGTCATCATAATGCCGTTCATATGCGTAAACAGGTAATCAACTTTGCGATTATGATTTTCTTTACATTTATCGCGTTCGCAGTAGTTGCAGCCGATTTTTCTAAATACTTAATATTCCCGTTTGTTTTATTACTTGCTGGAGTTCAAGTTGTTCTTCAACTTTACTCTTTCATGCACTTAGAAGACAAAAAAACTCACTTCGGTGGTGTAATTGGCTTCTTCATGTGGATGGGAATTTTAATCGCATTTACATTCTTCTTAGCATTCTTAACTATTATTTGGTGGTAATCACCAAAGAAGCACGTTCTCTACATTTATGTAGGAACGTGCTTTTCTTGTTTGTACTTATAACTTGATAAATGTCATTTACAAGTTTTCAAAATATTTATATCATCAACTTAATATGCCTAGACTATCAATAGTAATTTGTTCACCTTTCGTTCATTGCAGTATAGTTGTAAGCGTTCTATAATAGGAGTACTGAAGTTTAAAGGAGTGCGTTCTGTATGCCACTTAGTATATTTGGTTTCCAAGCTTTATGGAGCCCGTATTTAATAGGGGTTCTCGTTTTCATAACAGTCATCTACTTTTTAGTCACAACAAAGTGGCGTAAGGATTTTAAAGAAAGTGAACCTCTGAAAAAGGGAGAGGCAATTTATTTTGTACTGGCAATGGTAACGATTTATATTATTAAGGGATCTCCAATAGATTTAATGGCGCACATTATGTTTACAATGCATATGGTGCAAATGGCTATTTTATTATTACTTGTTCCGATTTTCTTAATTAAGGGAATTCCTTGGTGGGTATGGAATGTTGCAATAGAAGCGCCTGTTGCTAGAAAAATATTTAAAGTGTTTACGTTACCTGTTGTAGCAGTCTTTGTCTTTATCGGTTTGTTTTCTTTCTACCATTTACCATCAGTTTTAGATTACATTAAACTAAATGAAACTTTACACGGTACATATACATTTGTACTATTTGTATCTGCTGTTTTTATGTATTGGCCATTAATTCAAAGCATGCCTAATCGTTCACAAATGAAGCCTTTGTATAAATTAGCTTATATAATTGCTAATGCAGTATTAATTACACCTGCATGTGCATTAATCATTTTTGCGCCCAACGCTATGTATGAAACCTATACAAATGGTGATGCTTGGCTAAAGGCAATGGAACTTTGTGTACCAGCCTCTACATTATCTGGATTATCTCTATCAGGTCCAGAGCTCTTTACTGATATGAAGCCTGTTGCTGATCAGCAACTAGGTGGTGTTCTGATGAAAATATTACAAGAGCTTATTTTCGGTGTATTACTTGGATCAATCTTTATTAAATGGTATCGCTCAGAACAAAAGGATCCAGATAAAATTACTGCTGATGCATTAAAGGCCCATCAACAAAAATGGGAAAGTCAACAGCAACATTAATTGAAAGTAGAAATTTTCTATAAGGAGTTTTGTGAATGGAACTGCAAATTTTACCTACTCTAAGTACATCATTCATCGTGATCAGTGCAGTACTTGTAGCGATTGGCTGGGGCTTGATTATAAAAAGAAAAGTTGAGGCACATAAAAAAGTAATGTTGGCTGCTGGTATTGCGGCACTTATCTTCTTTATCATTTATGCATCACGTACAGTATTTATTGGTAATACAGCATTTGGTGGTGGAGAAGATTTAAAACCATATTATACGTTCTTCTTAATTTTCCACATTATTTTAGCTACTACAGGAGCTGTATTTGGGATTGTGAGCATTATCTCTGGTTTAAAAATGAATATTAAGCTTCACCGTCGTATTGGACCGATTACAAGTATTATTTGGTTTTTTGTAGCCATTACAGGGGTGTTAGTGTACGTTTTACTTTATGTTTTATTTGAACCAGGTGAAACAACTTCTGTTATTAAAGCTATTTTAGGGGTTTAACAAAAATCTCCCACTTTTTATTGAGAAGGTGGGAGATTTTTTATGGATGTCTGATTAAATAAAGAAAGAACAACAACGACTAGTAAAGGGCCAATTAAAATTCCGAGAAACCCAAATATTTTAAAGCCGATAAACATAGCAATAAATGTTGTAAGAGAGGAAAGTCCAACTTTATTGCCAATTACTTTAGGTTCAATCATACGTCGAACCAAAAATAAGACAATGGTTAACACCACAAGTGCAATAGCAAAGACATAGTCACCTGTAAAGGCTTTATATATCGCCCAAGGCAAGAGCAATATAAATGAATCTAAAAAAGGAATAACATCTAAAATAACAAGCAAAAGTGCTAATATAAGTGGAAATGGTGTTTTAAGTATAAAAAATGTTCCAAAGGCAATAGCAAAAATGCAAATACCAACTAAAAATTGTGCTTTCATAAAACCGAACAAAGCAAGTTTTACTCTTTGACCAATAAATAATATTTTTTGATGATAGTGAAAGGGAAAGGGTGCTAACATTTTACGATTGATGGCTGGCAGCTCTAAAAGTAACATATATAGTACAATCCAATAAACAAATATATCAAACAGACGTGAAGGAATATAGGTAAGCAATGATGACCAAACATTTACGTTTGTTAAAGATAAAGCAAATTTTTCAATGGATGTTAAAGCTCGTGAAATGAGTAGTTGAATTTGGATGACAAGATCTACTGGTAAATGATACGTATAGTTAGAAAGCTTGGATTGCATTTGAATCCATATGGATGACAGTTGATTGAGATAATTAGGAATATGAATGATGAATGTTGAAAATTGTTTCCAGCTTATAAATAGTATGAGGATACATAGTAATATGGTTATACTTAAAAAGAATATAAAAAAAATGGACACAATAATTTTACGTTTTTTTCGGAATCTTTTGCTGATACGAATGTTAAAGGGCTCTAATAATATGGCGGTGACGTAGGCAAGTAATATTGGCAATGATAGCGATATAAACCAAAGAAGTGCTATTCCTAATGCAATAACAATTATTGGGTGGCGAAAAAAAGGGTGTTTTAAAAATTGTAGCATTTGATCTCACCTACATCCTATGAAAGATAATATTAGTATGAGACGAAAAAGTATTTTTACTCAAAATAAAAAAGACTGGACCACCAGTCTTTTCAAAACGATATATGAAGCTGTTATCGCAAAGGAGAGTTTGAGTCTTCCTGCTTCCAAAATTAGGAACATAGCTATTACTAAAAAATTATAGATTAGCGTGCTTTAACAGGTTCAAGATTGTTTTTATTTGTTGTTTGGATTGCGAATTCATCTAAGTCTAATTTAACCTTTTTTAAGATTTCTTCGCATTTTTTTACTAGGTGCGCTGGATAAACTTCATCATCACCATATTCAACACCATGTGGGTAATAATATTTACCAAGTGCTGGTTTCATTAACGTTAGGATTGCGTCGTGTGCACCAACGTCACCAGAAATTGCATATGCGAATACACGAAGGTAATAACGACCTTCACGAGTATCAAAACGCTTATCAAATGTCATACGCTCATAATCCCAGCCGCCGTCACATTCTAAACCATTTTTTTTCATAATGCTTTCAATAAGTTCTTGATCAGCTGTTAAATTTTCAAGGTTAGTATTTTCAAAATACATGTATAATCCTCCTTTAGGTTCTCGTACAAAGTATACGCTCATTTTTATAATAGAGCATATTCGACATTGTTGCAATGACAACATTGTGTCAACCCAATTACAATTGATATAATAACTTACAATACTGGTGATGAAAAGGAGTCATGTATGAAAGCTTTATTCCGCATTCTTATGGCATGTGCTGCAATTGCGTTAATCGGCTTTATGTTTTTTAATACACCACGTGAAAATGAGCCACTTGAAGGACCGAATGCTAATTCTAATATTATACCAAAAACAGAATTAAAGCAGCCAGAAGTTGGAGCAATGACAAGGCCGGAAAGTGGGATGTCGACATTTATTGGTCAAGGTGTTCAAGCAATTGTGAAACAATACGGGGAACCAGCACGAAAGGAACCATCGTCTTTTGGATATGATTGGTGGGTATATAGTACGAGTGCCACTGCATTTTTTATGGTAGGAGTTCAAAATAATATAGTGACACAAGTATACATAGCTGGGGAAGATTTGGACGCCTATCCTTTCAAAGTTGGACAAAAACGTGACGAGATTTATCGAATGACAATCATTGATTATGAAGTAGCGGCAAATGTTGATGATAATATTTTTGTTTTTTCGATGAGTGAAGAAGATATGCAGACCCGTTTACTTGTGAAATTCGATGGACTTTTTGCACAGCTTTATATAGATAGAGAAACAAGTGAGCTACAGGGTATACGCTTTACTAATAGCGAAACGCTTGTTCTTCATCAACCATACGAAATGACTTATCAAGGTGAGCTTGTTATACCTACACCTCCGTCTTCTTTTTTACAGCAGGAAATCAATGAAGCAAATGCAGAACAGCTTGACGATTTACTGAATGTTACTAGAGTACATCATCATCTACTTCCACTAAAAGTTGATGTAACACTAGGAGAAGCAGCTAAAATGCATAGTGAGGATATGAAAGTTCAAAACTTTATTGGGCATGAATCACCTACAAATGGGGATTTAAAAAAGAGATTAGAAACACAAGGGATTGAATATAGTGAGGCAAATGAGAATCTAGCGACGGCTTATTTTGATGCTATAGAGGCCATGCACGGTTGGCTCAATTCTGCTGAGCATCGAAAAGTTATTTTGAATGAAAAATATGCAACAGTTGGCTCTGGTGTCTTTTTAAATTATTATACACAAATTTTTATTGAGCCCTCCTCACAAAATATGGATAGTGAGAATATTGACTCAGAAGAACCTGTAGAGACTATCGATGAGTCAACACAATAAAATAGTATCTGTAACTGAAGATTAACTTGGTCAGCCGAGTTGAACTTCAGTTTTTTCATTTTCTAAATGGTCTGTTAAGACTAAAGCCTCTACCTACATTTTTCGTCACACCGTTACAGACGCCGTCATATGATAGAGAACTGAAAGGGGGAATGAGGCATGCAATTAGCTGAGCTGTTAAAGGATTGGCCATGTAGTGTGACTGGTGGGTCTATTCGTACTATTGTTACAGGTGTTGAGGACTATGCACAGGCTGTAAAACCAGGAGATATTTTTATAGTAAGAAAGGGCAAGAAAACGTCTGGTAGCCGCTTTGTAAAAGAGGCGTTGGCACGTGGGGCTGTAGCCATTGTTTCAGAGGAAAGTATCTCACTACCTATTACTGATCAAAATATTCCTTTTGTTTGGGTTCCGAATACTGCCTTATTTTTATCGTATGCAAGTGCAAAGCTTGCGGCCTTCCCAGCAGAAGCATTGACGGTAATCGCCATTACTGGGACAAATGGAAAAACAACAGTAAGTCACTATGTAAGCCAATTGTTAAGAGCTTTACATAAAAATGTAGCTGTTATTGGAACAGTTGGATTTTTTATAAATGGACAAAAACAACAAACTATATATGAACAATTAACAACACTGCAGGCAAAGGAACTGCATCCAATTTTAAAGCAATGTGCACAAAATGGTGTTACACATGTTGTTTTAGAGGCTTCATCAATGGGATTACAGCAGCATCGATTGGATCATTGTGATATTGATTGTGGTGTCTTTTTAAATTTAACAGAGGATCATTTAGAGGATCATGGAGGACTTGAAGGGTATAAGCGTGCGAAAAAAAGGCTGGCAGATTTATCGAAAAAACTAGTGTTAAATGGAGATGATAATTTCTGTCGTTCTGTTGGTATTTATGATAAGAAAAAATCCTGCTCATTTGGCTTTGACAATCACAATGATTTACATATCCAAATTGTCAGTGAATCCATTGGCAAAACGGTACTCTGTCTACAAACATCCTCAAGTGAGCATATCGTAGAAATTCCTTTCGTTGGGAAATATCATGTACAAAATGCTGTAGCCGCGTTGATGGCTATATGGCGCTTAGGTTTTTCAATTGAGGAGATAGCTGAACATATGTGGTCATTAAGACTACCAGAAGGCAGACTTGAAAAAATAGACAATTCATTTGGCATCGATGTGTATGTGGATTATGCACATACTGCAGAGGCATTACAGGCTGTATTACAGACATTCGATCGATCGAAAACACTTTATCTAGTATTTAGCTGTGGAGGAAATCGGGATAAGGCAAAACGTTTTGCTATGGGTGCTGTAGCTAGCAAGTATGCAGATATTATTTTTTTAACAACTGACAATCCACGTGATGAGGATCCAATCTTAATTAATGAAAGTATCATAGCAGGTTTTACGGAACAGCAATATTATGAAATTTATCTAGATCGCAAGGTTGCGATTCATAAGGCATTAGAAAAGGCTGAAAAAGGTGATATTGTCCTTGTTGCCGGAAAAGGGCATGAACAAACTCAACAAATAAAAAATGAAAAATTCCCTTTTTCCGATCAACAATGTGTCCGTGATTATTTTCTAAATCTTATGCCTGAGAGCGGCGTTGAATGACAAAAAATGATCCAGTTGCAATAGCTAGCTTGCGTCCAGTTTCATCCTCGATATCACATTCCATTACAAGTGTTTGACGTCCTTTATGTACAAAGCGTCCACGTGCAATTAGCTCTTTATTTGTAGTTGTAGCAATATAAGAGACATTCATATTTGTTGTGACCACATTAAAGCCTTCTGGTACAGAACGAGAAGCCAATCCTCCCATTGCTGCATCCGCAATTGTTGCAATAATTCCACCATGTGGGACCTTAATTGTATTATGGATAACTGGTGTAATTGGAATTCGAACCTCACTAATTTCTGACTCAAATTTACCTACCATATGTAGGGCAGCATTAATATATCGTCGATGTACCCCTTGTTGCTTTGCACGAAGCCCTGATAATAAATGCAATAAAACCTCTTCATCTTCAGCAGTGCTTTCTTGTAAAAAATTTGCTAGTAATTCTTCGATTTGTTCTTTGGATGATGTAGCCAACATAAAAACTCCTTCATGTAAAAATATCAATAATGTAAAATTACCACAAAATCTGTTATGATGGGTAAGAGATTGGGGGAATTAACTATGATGATGACCTCTGACTGGGTAATCATACTGGATGAGGCCGATGCGCTTTGTGAGATGATCCTTTCCTCTGAGCCTGCGAAAATACTGCAACAAGCTTATGATGCTGTCTATAGCGATGTTCAATTAATCGAAGCTATACACGCATTTAATCGCATGAAAGAGCAGTACGAAGATGTACAACGTTTCGGAAAATACCATCCGGACTATCATACAATCATGAAATCGATTCGTCAGCAAAAGCGCGCACTCGATTTAAATGAAAAGGTTTCAGCCTTAAAGATAGCTGAAAACGATTTTCAAGATTTACTCGACGAGATAAGCCTGCTTATAGGAAAAACTGTATCAGAAGCAGTAAAAGTGCCTGTAAGTAATCCTTTCTTTGCATCTGGTTCTTCATGTGCTGGAGGCTGTGGTTCAGGTGGTTCTTGTTCTTGCTCTGCATAATAGCAAGATTTTTTTAGACTGTATACAAACTCCGATGATGGCGAGTGTATACAGTTTTTTTATGTCAATTCAGACTTTGATTTAATAATCCACTGAATCAAGAAAACTTGCGATGAGGATTATGGATTCCTGAGGGAGATTTTTAGTAGAATATAATTAATATGAAAATTAAATTATTTTCGCAGAGGTGAATCGTAGCATGATTGCGAAAAACGTATGGAAGAATGTTGTAGAGATAGAGTGTGAACTCGAACTATCAGAGGATGTAATGAAATGTATTGATGACAAGGTGGATTTCTTAAATCGTCAGGAGCAGAAGATCAAATCATTTATAAACCTATACATTGCCAATCAAATTGTTATAAATATAAATGAGGAAATTGCAGCAGAGGGTAAAGTAATTTTATCAGATGATACAGAACTTACTTCACCAATTACAACAAAGCAAGTAGAAGAAGCCATGTATCCGCTTTATTTTTTGATGGATCATGAATCTGAGCTGTTAATTGATTTTGATACAAAGCCAAATTATTTACAAGGACATTTAGCAACGCTTGTTGTTAAACAAAATAATATATTGCATTTTGGAGGAATAAATGGCTAGAGAGCATAGAACAGCGTTTCAATTCAAGAAATGGGCTATTGATTTGTATGAACCAGCAACTGTAGACGAAATACAGCAGGTTGAAAAAGAACTACAAATAGTGCTACCGAAAGTATATAAAGAGTTATTAGGTGCATCAAACGGTGTGTATGGTAATTTAGTTCAGCTATATTCAACAGATGGATTAATTGAAATGAATAAAACATATGAAGTTCAAAATTATGCACCAGGCTATGTTTCTATTGGTAACGATAATGGTGGGTATCATCTTTTAATGAGGGCGGTAGAGGAAGCTGTTAACTTCCAATTAGTAAGTGATGGATATGGTGTTCCTACCGAAAATGATATAACTGATAATTTTCTTTCATGGTTGAATAGTGATGCGGGAGATCCTTGGAGAAATGAATAGTTGGTAAAAGTGGTTTCGGGAAAGTAGATAAAAGCCTTTGATAGAAAATTTAACCTTTTAGAAAAATGCTCTCTGAAAGGCTTGAAATACAGTGATTTAAAGTCTGTTTCTCAGCACAGAAAGAATGGAAACGTTTTGCATGAAAGGGTAAGTGTGATTTGAGGAAAGCGGCTATCTCGGTAATTTCAATTCTCGCACCATTTATCTTCATTCAGCAAATGTTTTTTGCATTAAAAGCAAAGCGCAGATACAATTACGCCAAGGCGAAATTGATTGTATAGGCGAAAAAATAAGCATTGCCTTGTAATTGTCATTACTATGTTAAACTAAATAACATAAAAAGGGGAGTGGTATGATGCGAGAAAATTGGCGTAAACAAGCGATTACGGATATATTGAATAAGTTTAATGTAGCTGGAGAGAAGGAGCTGGAAACAGTATTGATGGAGCATGCTCAAGTTTCGCTACGATTCGAGCTTGCTAGTAAGGAAAATTATGAGCAAATTGGGAACAGTCGTATAGCAGGATGCCCTGATTTACCACCATCTATAGAATGGCCATGTACTGAGGATGGAGAAGCTTATACTTTTTTAGCGCAAATAAATTTGAGTGAATTGCCATTTTTGCCTTCAGATGATTGGCCATCATCGGGGATGTTTTATTTCTTTTTAGGTTTGGACGAGCCTGCCTATGATGTTGAGCATCAAGTCATTTATTATAACGGTGACTTAGCAAATTTGACCTTGGCAAGCTTGCCTGAAGGCGTAGAGGGAGTAAATGCGGAAGAACGTGATTTTATTTCTCATCAAGTAACTTGGCAACCTTGTTTGTCATTGCCTGATTTAGGGGAAGACTCAGAAATGCTGTTTGAGGAATATGAGGACATTTATACAGAGGTGTGTGGTGTAAGTGATGCGCTTGCTGGAGGATTGCAAACTTGGGATGGGGAAACACAGCTAGATGCATATTTGTGCCGAAATGGGCTAAGTGCCTTTTTATATAACACTCATAAAATGCCAGAAAAATTGCGACATGAGGCACTAGAAGAGGCGCAAAATTGGGAAGTATTGTTCTCTTTATCCTCTTTAAATGCAGCGAATATGTGTTGGTGGGACGCGGGATATTTGGAATTTTTAATTCATGTTGAAGATTTAAAAAAGGCTCGCTTTGATAATACTTATCTTAATTTAGCGACAAGCTGATAATAGAGGTTGTCGAGAAAGCGGCTATCCTATTTTGATATGCCCCAAAAAGGTAGACAGATTAAAAAATAAAGCGGAGCGATGAAGCCTAGCTTAAATGTCAATCATTTAGCTTTGCTAAACAGCGTGGCAATTTGTGAGCTTTTCAATTGCTAGAGGCAGTAGAATAAGTTACTCATTTTTTATGTAGTGAAGTAAAAACATAACGAGGAGTGAGGGAAATGAAGAATCAACAGAAGATTGCGGATTTCTTAACCAATTTAACACTTGAAAAAATATATAATCAAAATGGTCTGCTCATTTGGATAGATTGGCGAGAAGCTGAAGAAGACTTAATAGATTACTTTAACGAGCAATTGCCTGTGTCAGATCAAATCAATTGTGAAATTATTGAGATAGATAAACCTAGAGGTGTGGATATTGTTCTATCCTCCCAAGAAAATTCAATGACGATTCCCTTTGCTGATGATGTAACTGATAGGGATAGTGCAATTCGAGCTATGCAGGAAATGCTCTCCCCTCAATATCAAATTCGTTGGTTTATGGAATCATTAGGCAATGATACTCTGGCTTTTGCATTGCTACCAGTCGTACAATGGAAAGAATTAGAACAGCAATTTGATAAGCGTAAAGTAGACTACTATTTCCAACCTGTTACAAACACTAGCGTCATGTTTGAAATGGGCATAGATGAAGTAGATTTATTAATGAAATCTAGAGCAACAGAACTTTTAAATATATGAAAGCGAGTAGTATAGTTGAAAAAGTTTTCACAGCTTGAATCACATAAGGAAAAAATACCTAACGATTATAAGCTGACAATCAAATAGATTACCTCATTCAGCAAATGTTTTTTGTATCTTTTCGATACAGGAAACATTTGCTAAATGAGGATAAAATTTCACCAACAATACGACATCAAAATGCCCACGCCATATTTTTGCGCAAGCTCTTTCATAGTGCTACAGTAACAAAAAATCACCTTTACCACTCGCGTTCTCTTAATGCGTCCTCTACATCAATCTCAATATTGTATGCCTGCAATATATCAATCACTGTTTCTGCAATGCTATCTCTGGCAGCTGTTTCAATTTCACTGTCATGTTCATAAAACTCATCTTCCAATTCATTAATAGCAAGTGTCATCTCGTCCAATTTTTGTTGGATATCCTCTAAAGAGTGAGGAGCTTGCTCTAAATATTGAACAATACCCTCTAATAACATTTTAATCTTATCAACTAAAAATTTTGGGTAATAATCATCTCTATACATATCTCTTAAGTAGTCTATTGTTTTCATTTTGTCCAGCTCCTTTATCTTGAATCAGCATTTTTCAGCCCTTTTCTCCGTAAAAATTAAGGCCTAATCTCTCTAATAACAGCTTGTATACAGTTGTTAAGCTGTATAAATATTAACAAATCTATTGTGAAAATATCGATTGCTTACGCAAATTGAAGCTGTTTTTGTAAGCAATCTGCTACGAACTTATTCGTTTATGGGCGAATCATTACTTTAGGCTTATAATCTATTTTAAAAAAGCTTTAAATTTTCCCTCCAACAACCTTGCAACAAGTGCATAATTTTCTTCATTATAAATAGCTGCATACAGTGAATCGTATCCATCGAAAAGCTGTAATGGGAGGTTTTCATAGTCAGTTAAATAGGCATCGTAATAGGTAGATGCAAACGCAGCTCCTTCTTCCGTTAAATCTTCATCTATCAAAACTCCATCGTAAAACTCAATGAAAAAATCGAGCGCTGTTATTTCACCTATCATTAGCTGTTCATAAAGCCCTGGGTCGTCTTCTTCGATGACAGTCGTATTTGCTAATTGATGCTCTAACATCCAACGGTAAAAAAACGCGATATGCACTGTACCTTGATCAGTAGATAACTCCTGTGGAAAGTCCTCTGCATCAAAATGCCATTTCGATTTGTCATAGGCTGTCATAAAATTTCTCCTGTTTTTATATAAGCTCTTTAATAATCGGCTCAAAGCGTGTGCGATATGGCTCTGGAATGCGCATAAATGCTGAACTAGTAAAGTCATTCAAATGGATGATGCCAAAGCATGTGTATAAAAGCTGCGCTACAACCATATCTTTATATTCTTCAATGTGCTCACTTTGTTCTAGAGGAATAAATGGGCAAAGCTCTACAAATGGCGACTTCATAAATTTTTCAAACCATTGTAAATTGATATCTGTGCTCATAGCTTTTTCAAAGATATCATCGTATGGAACTTCTTGAACAGCTAGCACAGTACATACAAAGACAGGCAATGTTTCAGGTGTTAGACCAAATGTTTCTACATAGGCTTTTGCAAAGTATTCAGGCATTGGCGAATGATCGCCATCGCATTCATACATATAGTCGATAACAAGCTTGCCATAGCTTTTATCGTATAAGCCAAGACCGAAAACAGCGAATGTACTTGGCATTGCTGCTTCTTCTTCATCAACATCTTGATAAAAATGGAACTGTTCCATCGCCTTATAACTATACTCAACTAGTGCAGCATGTAGGCTAGGGTAGCTGAGAGCTTTAGTAAAGAAATGATGTGATGATGTGACAGGTAAATGCTCGATTGGCAACACTAAGTCACTTTTACCTTCATAATAAATGCCAT
This window harbors:
- a CDS encoding DUF1963 domain-containing protein — translated: MRENWRKQAITDILNKFNVAGEKELETVLMEHAQVSLRFELASKENYEQIGNSRIAGCPDLPPSIEWPCTEDGEAYTFLAQINLSELPFLPSDDWPSSGMFYFFLGLDEPAYDVEHQVIYYNGDLANLTLASLPEGVEGVNAEERDFISHQVTWQPCLSLPDLGEDSEMLFEEYEDIYTEVCGVSDALAGGLQTWDGETQLDAYLCRNGLSAFLYNTHKMPEKLRHEALEEAQNWEVLFSLSSLNAANMCWWDAGYLEFLIHVEDLKKARFDNTYLNLATS
- a CDS encoding glutathione reductase, yielding MDWREAEEDLIDYFNEQLPVSDQINCEIIEIDKPRGVDIVLSSQENSMTIPFADDVTDRDSAIRAMQEMLSPQYQIRWFMESLGNDTLAFALLPVVQWKELEQQFDKRKVDYYFQPVTNTSVMFEMGIDEVDLLMKSRATELLNI